From a single Leptidea sinapis chromosome 1, ilLepSina1.1, whole genome shotgun sequence genomic region:
- the LOC126970479 gene encoding cholinesterase 2-like isoform X5: MAKILRSCRNLIENQHNNYGYTITTTRKMSNIIVKIKDGLIRGSEKKLHDGTNYYSFKGIRYAQPPLGKLRFKAPIPIKPWEGVQDALEHGPICPQLDIQSREIKTGSEDCLFLNVYTKSLDSSNIPVMVYIHGGGFLSGSGNSDLCGPEFLIQHDVILVTINYRLEMFGFLCLDIPEVPGNAGMRDQVAALEWVQNNISVFGGDSNNVTIFGESAGAASVTYHLVSPMSKRLFHKAIAQSGSCLADWTYTSTSESAARAFKVGKLLGKDTDDPEELLHFLQEVPAINLIGKTLKTLSNDERHRGMPFCFVPVVENKFKSESFLNDDPLTILTRGAVNNVPLMTGYNSQDGIIMLPTELKRLNELRKNPCYLVPKSLHKVIDNEKLIEFADRIMKFYFDNKEIDENHIEKISILQTDLHFSFWAYCFVNNFARYFGPTYFYKFDYDTELNILKNIMGYSQIKGASHVDEIFYLFKNVLNTEIHNNNERARQAIYDVTKLWTDFAKTGNPSSGGDIKWPPYTIQNKEYLIINNSYQVGSYPDQQNIEFWNQLYNEAGLHVSQKMKSNM, translated from the exons ATGGCAAAGATTCTACGTTCTTGTagaaatttaatagaaaatcAACACAATAATTATGGTTACACAATAACTACGACAAGAAAAATG tcaaacataattgtaaaaataaaagatggATTGATTAGAGGAAGTGAGAAAAAACTTCATGATGGCACTAACTATTATAGCTTTAAGGGAATCCGTTACGCACAACCACCTCTGGGAAAGCTTAGATTTAAg GCTCCCATACCCATCAAACCCTGGGAAGGAGTTCAAGATGCATTGGAACATGGCCCTATTTGTCCACAACTTGATATTCAATCGAGAGAAATAAAGACCGGAAGTGAAGATTGCTTGTTCCTCAATGTGTACACAAAATCATTAGATAGTTCTAACATTCCTGTTATGGTTTATATTCATGGAGGAGGCTTTTTGTCTGGTTCCGGAAATAGTGATTTATGTGGTCCAGAATTTCTCATACAGCATGATGTAATACtggttacaataaattataGATTGGAAATGTTCGGCTTCCTCTGTTTAGACATTCCCGAGGTGCCAGGAAATGCTGGCATGAGAGATCAAGTAGCAGCTTTGGAATGGGTGCAGAATAATATAAGTGTCTTTGGAGGGGACTCAAATAATGTAACAATATTTGGTGAGAGTGCTGGAGCAGCATCAGTGACTTATCACTTGGTGTCTCCAATGTCAAAGAGACTGTTTCATAAAGCAATTGCTCAAAGTGGATCCTGTTTAGCTGATTGGACATATACAAGCACATCAGAATCTGCTGCAAGAGCTTTTAAAGTTGGTAAATTGTTGGGGAAGGATACTGATGACCCCGAAGAGCTTTTACATTTCCTCCAAGAAGTACCAGCAATTAATTTAATCGGGAAGACTCTCAAAACACTTAGCAATGATGAAAGACATAGAGGAATGCCATTTTGTTTCGTTCCAGtagttgaaaataaatttaaatctgaaAGTTTCTTGAACGATGATCCATTAACAATTTTAACTAGAGGTGCAGTTAATAATGTTCCTCTTATGACAGGCTATAACTCCCAAGATGGGATTATCATGTTGCCCACTGAATTGAAAAGGTTGAATGAACTCCGAAAGAATCCATGTTATTTAGTGCCAAAAAGTTTGCACAAAgttatagataatgaaaaattaatagaGTTTGCTGACAGAATTATGAAATTCTACTTTGACAATAAAGAAATAGATGAAAatcatattgaaaaaatatcaattctCCAAACGGACTTACACTTCTCATTTTGGGCATATTGCTTTGTTAATAATTTCGCAAGATATTTTGGACCCACTTATTTCTATAAGTTTGACTATGACACAGAACTTAATATATTAAAGAATATTATGGGCTACTCACAAATTAAAGGTGCTTCACACGTTGACGAAATATtctatctttttaaaaatgtgcTTAATACTGAAATTCACAATAACAATGAGAGAGCCAGACAAGCTATTTATGATGTCACAAAGTTATGGACTGACTTTGCTAAGACCGG gAATCCTTCATCAGGCGGCGACATTAAATGGCCTCCTTACACAATACAGAACAAGgaatatttgataataaataatagttaccAAGTGGGCAGTTATCCTGATCAACAAAACATTGAGTTTTGGAATCAACTCTATAATGAAGCCGGCTTACATGTTAGTCAGAAGATGAAAAGTAATATGTAG